The Metarhizium brunneum chromosome 3, complete sequence DNA window CGCTGCTCTTATCCAAAACTTTCTCCAGACTCCCGACACCAGAATCAACGTATACTGCAGAAACCAGCCGAAACTTCATGACCTGCTACCTGAAATTGTCGACAACAAACGGGTGCAAGTTTTCCAAGGCAGCATACACGATGTGGACCTCATGACGAGCTGTATTCGAGGCACCAAGGCCGTCTTCATGGTCGTGAcgaccaacgacaacatTCCGGGCTGTTCTCTCAGCCAGGACAGCGCCACAAGCGTGATTCAAGCCCTGGAAAGAATCAAGGCTGATTCGCGCCCTGGTATCGAGCTGCCAAAACTCGTCCTGTTGAGTTCTGCCACTATTGACGATCATCTCGCCCGCAACATGCCGGGTTGGTTCCGCCCCATCATGTTGACTGCGGCTTCGCATGTGTATCGAGATCTGCGTCTCGCCGAGGCGTATTTGCGGTCGCATCAAGACTGGGTTACTACCATTTTCATCAAGCCGGGAGGACTATCGCCAGATGTCTCACGTGGCCATCAGCTGAGCTttgatgaagaggagagTTTTATCAGTTACTTGGATCTCTCTGCAGCCATGATCGAGGCAGCAGATGATAAAGAAGGAAAATACAATGGCAAGAACGTGAGCGTGGTAAATAAGACGCGTGGCGTAGGGGCAAAGTTTCCGAGGGGAACCCCCTTTTGTATTTTGATGGGCTTGTTTCGGcattttttcccctttgcaCACAACTATTTGCCCAAGACTGGACCTGCGTAACAATTCTTTTTTGGGATTATTCTGAAGAATAACGACATATAAAATACACTCAATCTGTATATGATTATAGCTACTACTGATGTTGTGAAATATGACCTGACCTGGAATGTATTTTCCGGGAGGCGGAAGGACATCATAATTACAACCGTCGCGACAACAACCAGCCAAATTTGCTGTTATCTTGCTACGTGGCACGCAATCTTTGGACCTTCTGCTGTTTTATACATTTTACAGAGAGTCCTTGCTATTGTCCTTGTTCGATTGAACCCGGCGTATAGAGTGCCAAATCAACGTCCGTATATAGACGATAAAGCTTCGTCCGAGGCAATTTTCCGTGCGCAGCAGGTCGGAAGTCCGGACACCCCTACCTCTGGCTTTCGGATGCGAGTCGGAGATCAACCATGTGGCATAGCCGACGAGATAAAGTGGCTTGCTCCCATTGCGAGCGCTCTCTGCTGCCCTGAGCGTTCTTGTCATCTCATATTACAACCTACTATATTGGCCGTCAAGATCTCACATTGCGAACATTGTACGATCATAACGCCATGTCGGGAACTATTGCTCCAGTTGCTGCCGTAATTACGGGGTCATTCCTCTCCGGTTGGTAAACCAATCTCAGACGAAATGCATTCCATCAGGTACAGGGTGACTAACATGATTTCCACAGGAGCAATGATGTCTCTCACTTTTATCACGGTTCCAGTCTTCTTTGACACGACTGTCGACGAGGTGCTTCTTGTTAACCAGTGGAGACGCATGTATCATTACGGGCACCAGATTATGCCGGTCTTGGCAATAGGTACATTTGCGTTGTATGCCGTTACGTGCATCAAATACCATGCTGCTAAAAGGCCATACGGCATCTTCGCCCTTGCTGCCGCGGCAACAGTCATCATGATACCGTTTACATGGTTCATTATGGCAAGCACGAATAATAGACTTTTCCAGTTGGAGGCAGCGAGCAAGATGCTCTCCCCGACGGTGGAAGTTACGGGAGTCGCGGAGCTGTTGGAGACGTGGAACTGGTTGCACTTTACGAGATCGCTGCTACCATTATTGGGAGCCATCTTGGGCACACTGGGGATATTTTGATTCTTGGGCTATTATATCAATACCATTGGTCTATCGATCTCATCCCTTACTCAGAGGGTCCATAGTCAACAAGTTGACATGGTACCACGAGCGTCGGTCAAGGGAAATCCGTTTCAGCAAAGAACGCATGTCAGGGAGTACATTGCAATGTTTATTCTGTACGTAAATGTCTCAAAATAGAATGCTGTCTAATCGACTTTTGTACTATTGACCTCGACTCCATCCCTAATTATCTCTGTAACCCACCCAATCGTCATCATGCTCCTTTTGGTATCAGCAAACTTCTCGTGATCCCCAACCAAGTGTTCTTTATACCAAGGATCTTGTTTCATTCTCTTGTAGTCATCCACATTTTGAAACACAACTTGGCTGAAACAGTCAAAGTCAGCCAAGTTTGTCATCTGATGGTCAAAGAGCCGAGCCATTAGGCCGCGCGTCTCAAGCGTGTTGTGAATCTTTCTGATGTCAATTTTTATTCTCAAAACAATAAAAACGAAATTGTGGTGTCAAAACACGAAGACAAAAGGTGGAAATGCTGAGGAGCCACTCATGGCCAAGCATGATGCCTCAAATCAACTTACCATGGTCCATCTTTTAACGCCATATTTCACCATCAATCCACTCGTCATTGGGGCAGAAACTTGAGTCATGTGCTCCCTGTAGTCTTGTTCGCTCATGCCTGGTCGGCGGTAGCCACAGATTGTCAAGCAAAGAAAGTGAGTGTTGGGTTCCCCCGACGGGGGAGCTGGAATTTCTGGGTGGTCAGACATGCTAGCGCTAGTCTGGGAAATATCCTGCTTCTAAAAACAGGATAAGTGGGATTGTAAGGAGGGTCAATTATAACGGCCAATTGTCTGGTTAAATACTGGGCACTCCACGGACTCCGACGCCATCGGCAGCCAGGTAGCAATACATTTACCGGAAAATGTCAACCTATATTACTACTCTTACAAACCTGGGGGTATTAATTTTATTCGACAGCACGTTTCTCTTAAATATGCTACCTTGCTGAAATTCATCAACTGAAATACCAAATGGTAATTGCCAGATGCACGGATTTCGTGGTGGACACATGACATCTACATCTAAGGGGACCTAAAGTCTAAAAATTTTTAAACCTCTTAATCAAGTActatattttaaatttattaaaatagcGTAGATGCTTGAGGATATTAAATATGgttaaacttattattacttagttCCAGGATAAAGTTGGTATTTTAATTTATCTAATTcaaaaaaaactttatatttaattgAAGACTCTAGTGCTAGCATAAAACGCAGAAACGCATTTAAATCATCACCATAACCCACTCATTTTCACCCTACATCACTTGAACACGAGCATCGGCCCTCGAGGCAGTCATCGGGCCCGGCATCAGCCCTCCCGCATTTTGCGGCATTGCCTCTACAGAGTAccacttcttcttgccccCGCGGATCTCAAAAGCAACACGGCAGTCACCCGCCAACTTTCTTAGAACCTCGTCAATGAACGGTTCTAATGCAAGAGTTCGAGTGCTCTCCTCCAACGCCTCGCCGTAGATTTCGGTGACAAGGCCCTGTACGGTGATGCTCCTCTCACCACGGGTACGAGCGCGACCAAGCGCCTGCATTACTTGTCTCTCGCGTCTCAGCTTGCCATCCAATTCCTTTTTCAGCTTCGCCGGCAAATCAGTGATGGTGACTCCATGTGCAGAGAAGCCAACGGGGCAATTCTGCATATACATCTTCTGTAGGCTGGCCATGAAGATGCCCAAGTCCTCTACGGCGCTTGTTCCGTGACCGAGGATGTTGTCACCGGTAAACATggcctgctcctcctccagaaCGAAGCACATGTGGTCTTCCGAGTGTCCGGGAACATGTACAGCACGGATAGTCGCTCCCTCGACTCTAAAAACCTGGCCATCGGTAATATTCTGCTGGCCCTTGTCTGGCTCATTCTTGTATATCGACCCTTCCAAGTGCGGATACAATCTCAGAAGGTCAGGGACGCCGCCAGTGTGATCTCCGTGCCAGTGAGTCAGCAAGACATGAGACAAGCTGACACCCATGGATTCGAGTGTGGACGAGACCAGTTCAGCCCACGCTGGTTCCCCCCCAGAAGTATCCACGATAAGTCGATGCGTGCCAGTGCCGATGACATAGGTGTTGGTACCTTGATATGTGAACTATGTGAAAGCGTTAATCACTGACATGTATTTACATTCTGGGATCAAAAATCATCCAAAGCGCACCTTTCCGGGATTCTGACCCAGTATACGTAGAACTCGAGGCGTGAGCTGCTCGACATTCGGTAGTTTCGGCAGATTCGTTGTTTGTCCCTGTAGATAGTCTTCAAACGCACATATATTCAACGACTTGTTGATCTGCCTGTATCCGCCTTTGTCTGCTTGCATGACCGCTGTGTTGATATCTTGAACCATTTCATCAAGCGTATCGGGAAGATTTCTCTAGACTCAATTTAGCCGTCGTAATGACTCTTTCGTTTCAAACTCGCTTACAGATAGTTGAGGCTCCAGGAAAGATTTGGTGATGCTTTTTGCAGAAAAAAACATCGTGGCAAGAGCCAGGCTCAGTGTATAGAATGCGACATCAACACCCTGTTTGCCGGCGTGCCAATTCGATGGAAGCCGAGTGGCGaaaataataagcctaaaCAGGGTCTGCAGCGGCGTCGCCGAAATCCAGATGAAAAATGAGCCACCATGAATTCGCTAGGTATTTCGATTTATGCCGAAGGAAACCTGACGCTCGGACTCCGACACTTGAACGAGTCTATCCGAGGAGGTTGCCGCCATGCAGTAGTCTTGTATCAGCTTTCCTATCGACAAAATTCTCCACTTTCTGACAGTCCTAAACTGACTCAAGCGGACAAAGAGTTCCGAATCAAGCAAGAAGTTCCGGTGCAAGTCGAACGGCCTTCGGATGAATCCACTCGGGGCGAAGGAGCATGTGGTTCAGAAAGAACAGGCCCATGATCCACTGTGAGATTCTGACAGAAGGAGATTTACGTTGACTTTGATGTTGTGGGAGGCTACGGAGTGTCCATCGTTTCGGAGCACAAAGCTCACCTCGGCATGCCACGACTGGGCAAATCCGGCTGCATTTACGTGGCAAATTGGGGACTATAGACGAGAAACGCCCTCCCACAGGGCATAACGGTACAACCAAATTTGTAATTGTACAATTCTTACTTATATACCTAGCTGGAGACATTTTCTTCGTATGAAGCAAGTCCAACTGGCGAGTTCATGTCTCGCCGTCAGCAACCGATGAGCATATCTTGTTGGATACATGCCCCGTCCGTACCATCAGTTTGTTGAAGTCTGGGCTCGCTCTCCGCACTTCTGAACTTGAATTAAGTCTGGTGGCCCCAGCCGCAAAAAGCCCCTATCGGTGCTAAGCATTCCGTTGCCATCTCTGCTTCATCGATCCTCGCTCCCAACAATGGTTATACACACCCCCAATACAATTTCAGACAGCGATGGAGAACTATGCAAGATGAATTTCATATACTTCAGCAATGAGTTTCCGAAAGGCGATCTTCAAGATCTTCTACGTCTCCTGCATAGCCACAGCAAGGACAAACATCACCCAGTTCTAGCCCAATTCATAGATGAAGCTACGCGGGCCGTCAAGGACGAAGTTCGCGCTCTACCAAGCGAGTTGAAAGATTTGATTCCGTCATTTACTACCATTCTGAGTTGGGCTGAAGATGGCGGCCTTCGCGAGGGTCTCATCTGCGGCGCTGTGGATGGAgttctcctcgtcgtcgttcaGTTAGCGGCGTATATTGGGTGAGTAGCCGTTTTCCTCCATGCTGTCACCTAGGCTCGTTAACAGTTCACGGCGTAGATATACGGAAAGTCACCCTGAAGAGTCCGTCGACGTTTCAAATTCCGGCCTCCTTGGCTTGGGCATTGGGTTGCTAGCCTCGACAGCCATCTCGTTGTCATCGACCCTATCGGAGTTGCCGCTTGCAGGCGCAGATGCAGTTCGGTTGGCCTTCCGTTTGGGAATCCACGTTCTGAGCGTCTCGGAGAACCTGGAGGCCAGGGACGTGTCGCAAAAGGAGGACTCATGGGCGTACGTAGTTCATAATGTCGACCCAGTTGCAGCCCAGAACGAGCTCGACATATTTCATTCTCGATTAAACACACCGAGTACGGCGAAAATCTTTGTGAGTGCTATCAGTCAGAATTCTGTCACAGTCAGCGGGCCACCTGGAAGATTAAAGGGTCTGTTCAACAAGTCAGAGTTCTTCCGCGTGTCACGATGCATTCCTTTACAAGTCTACGGAGGCCTCTGCCACGCACCACACATCTACAACCAACAAGATATACACGCTGTAGTGTACGGTAGCTCCTTGAACACCATTGTGTCGAAAGCTCGGCCAGCTTTGTTGGTTTACTCAACCAGGACCGGACTGCCATACACGGCAAATAATGCGGCAGAACTGTTTGAGTGTGTCATATCAGAGCTGATGACAAAAGCAATCTGCTGGGATGAAGTTATTCGTGTCGTGGTGGACCAGGTTCAGTGTGCTGGACCTCGCGGAGTGGTGTTGAATTGCTTTGGGAATTCAATTCCACTCAATGACCTCAATCTTGCCTTGACGAGTACGCTGCCGGACTGcaagcttttaataaaagacTTCATTCCATGGCTCTCCCTTGCTGCGCCAAGAAGCAACACTCCCCGCGGTGCCGCGCAGTCCAAGCTCGCCATCGTTGGCATGTCTTGCAGACTCCCAGGGGGCGCAACAAGTACTGAAAAGTTTTGGGATATCCTGGAAAAGGGCCTGGATGTTTCGCGGCAGATACCTGCTGACCGCTTCGATATCAACACGCATTACGACCCAACCGGCAAAGAGCTTAACAAGACCATGACACAATACGGTTGTTTCATAGATGAGCCCGGCTTGTTCGACGCacccttcttcaacatgtcACCCCGTGAGTCACTGGTAGTTGATCCACAGATGCGATTATCTCTAGTCACAGCTTATGAGGCACTGGAACAAGCCGGGTTTGTTGCAAACCGCACCGCCTCGACAGCATTGCCACGAATTGGGACGTACTATGGCCAAGCTGCCGACGACTATCGTGAGGTGAATCAGGGCCAGGAGGTTGGAACTTACTATATCCCCGGAGGTTGTCGTGCGTTTGGCCCGGGCCGTATCAATTACTTCTTCAAATTCGCTGGCCCCAGTTACAGTATTGATACCGCCTGCTCCTCCGGCCTGGCAGCGATTGAAGTGAGTGACGCAGCAGTATCTGACGGGGTTTCCTAAGCAAACGAAGCTAATATACGTGGATAGGTAGCTTGTCAGGCTCTGTGGGCTGGCGATGTAGACATGGCAGTCGCTGGCGGCGTGAACGTGCTCACCAATCCCGATGGTTTCGCTGGATTATGCAACGGTCACTTCCTTACCAAAGGCCACAACGCATGCAAGACCTGGGACGCCACTGCGGATGGTTACTGCAGAGCAGATGGCGTTGGATCTCTTGTAATTAAGAggcttgaagatgccgagctggacaACGATAACATCCTCGGCGTCATTCTCGGCGCCGGGACCAACCATTCCGCGGAAGCAGTATCTATTACACACCCTCATGCCGGTCACCAAGCTTATCTTTCTCGTCAAGTGCTTCGCCAGGCTTGTGTTAATCCTTTAGACGTGTCCTATGTCGAACTACATGGCACCGGCACTCAAGCCGGCGATTACGAAGAGATGCAGGGGATCATGGACGTTTATGCTCCTCTAGCCAAGCGCCGTAGCAAAGATAAACCTCTACATATAGGCGCTGTCAAGGCAAATTTGGGTCACGGAGAATCCGTTGCTGGTACGACAGCTTTGATCAAGGTGCTTCTCATGCTCCAGAAGAATGCCATTCCACCGCATATTGGTATTAAGACGGAGATAAACCCAAAGTTTGGCCGCGACATCGACAAACGTCATCTCAAAATTCCGCTCGAGatgacgccatggccacatgtTCCCGGAAAAAAGCGAATTGCTGCAGTGAACAACTTTGGAGCCGCCGGTggcaacacgaccatggtCCTCGAAGAGGCACCAGTCCGCCCAGCGGATGAGACGGACCCGCGGCAGACTCATGTTATTTCTGTATCGGCCAAGACTAGATCATCGCTGGCTGGAAATATCGAGTCCTTACTCGGATTCCTGGATAAAAATCCAAACACCAACTTGGGCAATCTTGCGTACACGACGACAGCGCGACGCTATCAGCACACCCACCGCGTTGCCATCGCCGCATCCAACATTACACAGCTGAGGAAACAGTTGACTTCGCGCCTGGATCAGATCGATTCTATCAAGCCCGTCGCAAAATCTGGCCCGCCGCCAATTGCCTTCACCTTCACTGGTCAAGGAGCGTCTTACAAGTCGATGAGTCTAGAGCTGTATCGAGATGTTCCTACGTTCCAACATCACATTCGCCATCTTGACTCTCTCTCTCAGTCTCAGGGTTTCCCCTCTTTTATCCCTGCTCTTGACGGATCACATCCAAAGGAACACGAACATTCCCCAGTTGTTACGCAGCTTGCGTTGGTTAGTACCGAGATAGCCTTGGCTAAATACTGGGCTTCTCTCGGAGTGAAACCCGACGTCGTCATGGGCCATAGCCTTGGCGAGTATGCGGCGATGCACGTAGCCGGGGTGGTTACTGCCAGCGACACCTTATACATGGTCGGAAAACGGGCACAAATGCTGCAGGAAAAATGTGAGAGCGGCAGTCACTGTATGATGGCCGTCCGGGCTTCTCTAGAAGAGATAAAGGCGAGGTCAGAAGGCAAGCCGTACACAATTGCGTGTATCAACGGCCCCTCGGATACGGTGCTCAGTGGCACCAAGCAACAAATAGACGAGGTTTCTATTCTCCTCGAGCAAGCCGGTTTCCGGTGTATCAAGCTGGATGTCGCCTTTGCCTTTCACTCGGAGCAGACGGATCCTATTTTGGATGACTTTGAGGCCATATGTAAGTCTGGAGTCACTTTTCAGGAACCCAAGTTGCCTGTCATCTCCCCGTTGCTTGGCAAGGTTATATTCGATGGCAAGACACTCGGCGCCAACTATGTCCGCCGCGCTACTAGGGAACCAGTTGACTTTCTGTCTGCTTTGGAGAACGCCCAGAGGGTTTCCACCATCAGTGATGAGACGGTTTGGGTCGAGGCTGGTCCGCATCCTGTATGCACTGGCTTTGTGAAGTCTATAATCCCCGCCACACAGCTCGCCGTTCCATCTATCCGGCGTGGTGAAGACAACTGGAAGACCATGGCCGAGAGCCTGGCGGCTCTGCATCTCGCGGGTATCCCCGTCAGGTGGAATGAGTTTCACCGTCCCTTTGAGGTCCGGCTTCGTCTACTTCATCTTCCGGCCTACTCCTGGAATAACAAGACCTATTGGATGCAGTACAATGGCGACTGGTGTTTGACAAAAGGCAACAACTTCTATGAGACTGGGAATGACGCAACTAAGGCCAAGGCAGCGCTGAAGTCGCCCCCGCCAAGCGAGCTTCAGACATCAACAGTGCAGCAGATTATCGAAGAGAGCTTTAATGGCTCAGCTGGTTCAGTGGTTATGCAGTCTGATCTCATGCAACCTGATTTTCTTGCTGCCGCCTACGGACACCGTATGAATGATTGCGGCGTTGTGACTTCTGTAAGCCTTGTAATCGCATGACTCTTTGCTACCACGTGCTCACAATTTTTATAGTCTATCCACGCCGACATTGCCTACACCCTCGGTAGCTATCTGCACCGCAAGTTGCTTCCCAAAGCCAAACAAGCAAACATGAATATTAGCAACCTGGTCGTCACAAAAGGGCTCGTGGCTAATAGCGACACAAAGTCTCCTCAGTTGATCCGTGTGACAGCCTCGACTGTTGATGCCCACTCAGGTGTTGTTGACTTGACGTGGCAGAATGTGGACAACAACGGCTACGTCCATGAGCCGTTCGCTACTGCCAACATCATTTATGGTGATGCAAATGAATGGATCTCCAGTTGGAATCCCATTGCTCATCTCATACACAGCCGGATTGAAACTCTTGAGCGCCTGGCCGTAGAGGGCAGGGCTAGCAGATTCTCCGGCAACATGGCGTATACGCTGTTTGCAAGCAACTTGGTAGACTACGCAGAAAAGTACCGGGGCATGCAGTCCGTCGTGATGCATCAACTGGAAGGCTTCGCCAACATAGAGCTCACCACCAAAGAGGGCGGAGTCTGGACAGTCCCGCCATATTTTATCGACAGCGTGGCACACCTGGCGGGCTTCATTATGAACTGTTCTGACGCCATCGACACGAAGAACAACTACTGTGTCACCCCTGGCTGGAATTCCATGAGGTTTGCGAAGCCACTGGTTCCAGGGGCGCAGTATCGCTCCTATGTCAAAATGATACCAACAGTCGAGGACCCAACGATATATTTTGGTGATGTCTACATCATGCAAGACGACATGATTGTAGGCATGGTTGGCGGCATTCAGTTCCGTCGCTATCCACGCATTCTCTTGGGCCGATTCTTCTCGCCTCCAGACAAGGCGGCAGCTATGGAAGGCAAGCAAGGTATTGTTGCGCCGCAGCCAAAGACGACACGGCCAGCCCTCAAGTCTGCTGGTCCTGAAAGGGATCACGGCAAAAATAATCTGCCACCAGTCAAGCCTGCTGCTGAAGTTGCTGATGAACCGAGCAAAGACAAGCTTCCACCTACCAGTGCTGGGGTACCAGCCGTGGAGTCCGCCACGGGGTCTAACAGCGTCGCATCCAAGGCACTGCAAGTCATTGCCAGAGAAGCCGCCTTGGAAGTTTCCGACCTGGAGGATGATGCTAGTTTCGACAATCTGGGAATAGATAGCCTGATGTCGCTTGTGATTGTGGAGAAGTTCAGGATTGAGCTGGACATCAAAGTTGGCGGGAGTCTTTTCTTGGACTACCCGACGATTGGCGATTTCCGGAAGTGGCTTGAGGAATATTACGGCTAATTCAAGACCGTTTCAGGATGCCTTTACAACGATATGTAGCTATAGACGGAGGAAAGTGGAATTTCACTGAATAGCAATCTGACACTCATCTTATTTAGATGATGGCTTAAGCTTCGTAAAAATAAGTGATTTCTTATAGGAG harbors:
- the mdpK gene encoding Monooxygenase mdpK translates to MATYAVLGGTGNCGAALIQNFLQTPDTRINVYCRNQPKLHDLLPEIVDNKRVQVFQGSIHDVDLMTSCIRGTKAVFMVVTTNDNIPGCSLSQDSATSVIQALERIKADSRPGIELPKLVLLSSATIDDHLARNMPGWFRPIMLTAASHVYRDLRLAEAYLRSHQDWVTTIFIKPGGLSPDVSRGHQLSFDEEESFISYLDLSAAMIEAADDKEGKYNGKNVSVVNKTRGVGAKFPRGTPFCILMGLFRHFFPFAHNYLPKTGPA
- the ptaC gene encoding Anthrone oxygenase ptaC; translated protein: MSGTIAPVAAVITGSFLSGAMMSLTFITVPVFFDTTVDEVLLVNQWRRMYHYGHQIMPVLAIGTFALYAVTCIKYHAAKRPYGIFALAAAATVIMIPFTWFIMASTNNRLFQLEAASKMLSPTVEVTGVAELLETWNWLHFTRSLLPLLGAILGTLGIF
- the TPCB gene encoding Atrochrysone carboxyl ACP thioesterase, with amino-acid sequence MFFSAKSITKSFLEPQLSRNLPDTLDEMVQDINTAVMQADKGGYRQINKSLNICAFEDYLQGQTTNLPKLPNVEQLTPRVLRILGQNPGKFTYQGTNTYVIGTGTHRLIVDTSGGEPAWAELVSSTLESMGVSLSHVLLTHWHGDHTGGVPDLLRLYPHLEGSIYKNEPDKGQQNITDGQVFRVEGATIRAVHVPGHSEDHMCFVLEEEQAMFTGDNILGHGTSAVEDLGIFMASLQKMYMQNCPVGFSAHGVTITDLPAKLKKELDGKLRRERQVMQALGRARTRGERSITVQGLVTEIYGEALEESTRTLALEPFIDEVLRKLAGDCRVAFEIRGGKKKWYSVEAMPQNAGGLMPGPMTASRADARVQVM
- the AUSA gene encoding Non-reducing polyketide synthase; translated protein: MVIHTPNTISDSDGELCKMNFIYFSNEFPKGDLQDLLRLLHSHSKDKHHPVLAQFIDEATRAVKDEVRALPSELKDLIPSFTTILSWAEDGGLREGLICGAVDGVLLVVVQLAAYIGYTESHPEESVDVSNSGLLGLGIGLLASTAISLSSTLSELPLAGADAVRLAFRLGIHVLSVSENLEARDVSQKEDSWAYVVHNVDPVAAQNELDIFHSRLNTPSTAKIFVSAISQNSVTVSGPPGRLKGLFNKSEFFRVSRCIPLQVYGGLCHAPHIYNQQDIHAVVYGSSLNTIVSKARPALLVYSTRTGLPYTANNAAELFECVISELMTKAICWDEVIRVVVDQVQCAGPRGVVLNCFGNSIPLNDLNLALTSTLPDCKLLIKDFIPWLSLAAPRSNTPRGAAQSKLAIVGMSCRLPGGATSTEKFWDILEKGLDVSRQIPADRFDINTHYDPTGKELNKTMTQYGCFIDEPGLFDAPFFNMSPRESLVVDPQMRLSLVTAYEALEQAGFVANRTASTALPRIGTYYGQAADDYREVNQGQEVGTYYIPGGCRAFGPGRINYFFKFAGPSYSIDTACSSGLAAIEVACQALWAGDVDMAVAGGVNVLTNPDGFAGLCNGHFLTKGHNACKTWDATADGYCRADGVGSLVIKRLEDAELDNDNILGVILGAGTNHSAEAVSITHPHAGHQAYLSRQVLRQACVNPLDVSYVELHGTGTQAGDYEEMQGIMDVYAPLAKRRSKDKPLHIGAVKANLGHGESVAGTTALIKVLLMLQKNAIPPHIGIKTEINPKFGRDIDKRHLKIPLEMTPWPHVPGKKRIAAVNNFGAAGGNTTMVLEEAPVRPADETDPRQTHVISVSAKTRSSLAGNIESLLGFLDKNPNTNLGNLAYTTTARRYQHTHRVAIAASNITQLRKQLTSRLDQIDSIKPVAKSGPPPIAFTFTGQGASYKSMSLELYRDVPTFQHHIRHLDSLSQSQGFPSFIPALDGSHPKEHEHSPVVTQLALVSTEIALAKYWASLGVKPDVVMGHSLGEYAAMHVAGVVTASDTLYMVGKRAQMLQEKCESGSHCMMAVRASLEEIKARSEGKPYTIACINGPSDTVLSGTKQQIDEVSILLEQAGFRCIKLDVAFAFHSEQTDPILDDFEAICKSGVTFQEPKLPVISPLLGKVIFDGKTLGANYVRRATREPVDFLSALENAQRVSTISDETVWVEAGPHPVCTGFVKSIIPATQLAVPSIRRGEDNWKTMAESLAALHLAGIPVRWNEFHRPFEVRLRLLHLPAYSWNNKTYWMQYNGDWCLTKGNNFYETGNDATKAKAALKSPPPSELQTSTVQQIIEESFNGSAGSVVMQSDLMQPDFLAAAYGHRMNDCGVVTSSIHADIAYTLGSYLHRKLLPKAKQANMNISNLVVTKGLVANSDTKSPQLIRVTASTVDAHSGVVDLTWQNVDNNGYVHEPFATANIIYGDANEWISSWNPIAHLIHSRIETLERLAVEGRASRFSGNMAYTLFASNLVDYAEKYRGMQSVVMHQLEGFANIELTTKEGGVWTVPPYFIDSVAHLAGFIMNCSDAIDTKNNYCVTPGWNSMRFAKPLVPGAQYRSYVKMIPTVEDPTIYFGDVYIMQDDMIVGMVGGIQFRRYPRILLGRFFSPPDKAAAMEGKQGIVAPQPKTTRPALKSAGPERDHGKNNLPPVKPAAEVADEPSKDKLPPTSAGVPAVESATGSNSVASKALQVIAREAALEVSDLEDDASFDNLGIDSLMSLVIVEKFRIELDIKVGGSLFLDYPTIGDFRKWLEEYYG